The Thalassotalea nanhaiensis genome has a window encoding:
- a CDS encoding sulfite exporter TauE/SafE family protein, with translation MDMLIDILPFVAMMLVTGVVGGILAGLLGVGGGIVIVPVLDTALGFYGVDSAIRMHIAVATSLACIILTSISSSKAHHAKGAVDFNLIKIWGPAVFIGSLIGSMAASYVDSQVLSAIFGVVALIVAIKMALPLDNVIIRQDVPRGITAPATPVVIGGLSSMMGIGGGTLSVPVLTLMNQPIHRAVGSAAFIGLLISIPGTIGFIVSGFNDPRLPPGSFGYVNLIGFALISPVTVWAAPIGAKIAHSLDKRHLSTLFGGFLFIVACRMIYRTLVA, from the coding sequence ATGGATATGTTGATTGATATATTACCCTTTGTGGCAATGATGCTGGTAACCGGTGTAGTTGGCGGGATTTTAGCTGGTTTGTTAGGTGTTGGCGGCGGAATTGTGATCGTGCCAGTTCTTGATACTGCCCTTGGTTTTTATGGAGTCGACAGCGCTATTCGAATGCATATCGCGGTAGCCACATCATTGGCGTGTATTATTTTAACGTCAATATCTTCATCAAAAGCTCATCATGCCAAAGGCGCCGTTGATTTTAATTTAATTAAAATTTGGGGGCCTGCTGTTTTTATTGGCTCGTTAATTGGTTCTATGGCGGCAAGTTATGTAGATAGCCAAGTTCTGTCTGCAATTTTTGGCGTTGTTGCACTAATTGTTGCGATTAAAATGGCTCTGCCATTAGATAATGTGATTATTAGACAAGATGTACCTCGTGGTATTACAGCTCCAGCAACACCTGTTGTTATCGGTGGCTTATCAAGCATGATGGGGATTGGTGGTGGTACGTTAAGTGTACCAGTATTAACGTTGATGAATCAGCCAATTCACCGAGCGGTTGGTAGCGCAGCATTCATTGGTTTATTAATTAGCATTCCCGGCACCATTGGTTTCATTGTTTCTGGGTTCAACGATCCTCGACTACCTCCTGGCAGTTTTGGCTATGTAAACCTTATTGGTTTCGCGCTAATTTCACCGGTAACTGTATGGGCTGCACCAATAGGCGCTAAAATTGCGCATAGTTTAGATAAACGTCATTTAAGTACATTATTTGGTGGCTTCTTATTCATCGTTGCTTGTCGGATGATTTACCGCACCCTGGTTGCTTAA
- a CDS encoding fumarylacetoacetate hydrolase family protein: MTNYGLATYQQGDVTSTAIVFEQQYFDLKTAYSAVYPNNSQIPAWTCDVTIALSQWQKISADVDAFAQAAAKQLASLKPISGDYQVLAPFRPTTIFGTASNYHEHAAEMNTILAAKPDSSPYVFMKATTSVVGTNEYVILPPETKKLDWEVELGVVIGKTARRVKAEDALDYIAGYTVVNDISARDLNHRTDYPFKHDWFRGKSWDTFCPMGPVFVPKSAIADPHKVKLALYLNDKQMQDGNTSELIWDAFEQIQYLSSILTLQPGDVIMTGTPAGVGKGIGLFLKPGDVLRASAEGVGEIINTVKAEQL; the protein is encoded by the coding sequence ATGACAAATTACGGTTTAGCTACTTATCAACAAGGCGACGTAACAAGTACCGCTATTGTATTTGAACAACAATACTTTGATCTAAAAACCGCCTATAGTGCGGTTTATCCAAACAATAGCCAAATTCCAGCTTGGACTTGTGATGTAACGATAGCTTTATCACAGTGGCAAAAAATTAGCGCTGACGTTGATGCTTTTGCACAAGCTGCTGCTAAGCAGTTAGCAAGCCTTAAACCTATTAGTGGTGATTACCAAGTGTTAGCGCCATTCAGACCAACTACTATTTTTGGTACGGCATCGAATTACCATGAACACGCTGCAGAAATGAACACCATTTTAGCTGCTAAACCAGACAGCTCACCTTATGTATTTATGAAGGCAACTACCAGTGTTGTAGGTACTAATGAATACGTAATTTTACCACCAGAAACCAAAAAGCTTGATTGGGAAGTTGAGCTGGGTGTGGTTATTGGTAAAACGGCTCGCCGAGTTAAAGCAGAAGATGCGCTTGATTATATTGCTGGCTACACCGTGGTTAATGATATTTCGGCAAGAGATTTAAATCACCGTACAGACTACCCGTTCAAGCATGACTGGTTTCGCGGAAAAAGCTGGGATACATTCTGCCCAATGGGGCCAGTATTTGTTCCTAAAAGTGCAATTGCAGACCCTCATAAAGTGAAATTGGCGTTATACCTAAACGACAAACAAATGCAAGACGGCAACACCAGCGAGTTGATTTGGGATGCATTTGAGCAAATTCAATATTTATCAAGCATTTTAACGTTACAACCTGGCGATGTGATCATGACCGGAACTCCTGCAGGAGTTGGTAAAGGAATTGGCCTATTCTTAAAGCCTGGAGATGTACTGCGTGCATCTGCTGAAGGTGTTGGCGAAATAATTAATACTGTAAAAGCAGAGCAGTTGTAA
- a CDS encoding VOC family protein: MYKPQPLKLGHLVLKVNDIQTSVKFYQDVVGLEISDWIDDRMVFMRSSSDHHDLALLQLPDNQIGKLDPEQNRVEHFSYQVESLVEIKRITAMLIERGIEIDRGVGRHGPGDNTFIVFKDPDGNNVEFYSDMLQITDQAPYQASVWKSAELETFDQWHLKDFVVEPPARITAILKKD; the protein is encoded by the coding sequence ATGTATAAACCACAACCATTAAAGTTAGGTCATTTAGTCTTAAAAGTGAACGATATTCAAACCTCGGTAAAATTTTATCAAGACGTTGTTGGTCTAGAGATCTCCGACTGGATTGATGATCGTATGGTATTTATGCGTTCAAGTAGTGATCATCATGATTTAGCCCTTTTACAACTGCCTGACAATCAAATTGGTAAGTTGGATCCGGAGCAAAACCGAGTGGAGCACTTTTCTTATCAAGTTGAATCACTTGTTGAAATTAAACGTATTACGGCAATGCTGATTGAACGTGGTATCGAGATAGACCGTGGCGTAGGCCGTCACGGCCCAGGCGATAATACCTTCATCGTATTTAAAGACCCAGATGGTAATAATGTTGAGTTTTACTCAGACATGTTACAGATCACTGACCAAGCGCCATATCAAGCATCAGTGTGGAAAAGTGCAGAATTAGAAACGTTTGATCAATGGCATCTAAAAGATTTCGTGGTTGAACCGCCAGCCAGAATTACTGCCATTTTGAAAAAAGATTAA
- a CDS encoding alpha/beta fold hydrolase produces the protein MSILEINSNQFYYEVHGEGEPVVLAHGLGGNHATWYQQVAVLAKAYQVITFDHRGFGSSTDNDKLGRAGFVSDLLALLDHLNIDKAALVGQSMGGGTVIHFANQYPERVAGLVIADSLHGLVESDDVEKLMNQARIDTQNLSQLDRVLGQSYKAQNPQGALLYQQINSFNATDKSNLVGEYAATKVSPQALADLGIAIMFISGQDDILFPIDAVRLVQDQVANSFIVEFDNCGHSAFYERAQEFNDSVLSFLQMAGLNPNNNSAHSNASGYVKVG, from the coding sequence ATGTCGATTTTAGAAATTAATTCGAATCAGTTTTATTATGAAGTACATGGCGAAGGCGAGCCGGTAGTATTAGCTCATGGTCTAGGCGGTAATCATGCAACTTGGTATCAGCAAGTCGCTGTATTAGCTAAAGCCTACCAAGTTATAACCTTTGATCACCGTGGGTTTGGCTCTTCAACAGACAATGACAAACTTGGTCGAGCTGGCTTTGTTAGTGATTTACTGGCATTGCTTGATCATTTAAACATTGATAAAGCGGCACTAGTCGGCCAGTCAATGGGTGGCGGCACAGTTATTCATTTTGCCAACCAATATCCTGAGCGAGTTGCAGGTTTAGTCATCGCTGATTCTTTACACGGTTTGGTCGAATCTGATGATGTAGAAAAATTAATGAATCAAGCTCGAATAGATACCCAAAACTTAAGTCAGTTAGACAGAGTGTTAGGTCAAAGCTATAAAGCACAAAACCCACAAGGCGCTTTACTTTATCAACAAATCAATAGCTTCAACGCAACTGACAAGTCTAATTTGGTTGGTGAATATGCAGCAACAAAAGTATCACCGCAAGCATTAGCAGACCTTGGTATAGCGATTATGTTTATTAGTGGTCAGGATGATATTTTATTTCCAATAGACGCGGTACGATTAGTGCAAGATCAGGTGGCAAACTCATTTATTGTTGAATTTGATAATTGTGGTCATTCAGCATTTTATGAACGCGCGCAAGAATTTAACGATAGTGTATTAAGCTTCTTACAAATGGCAGGATTAAATCCTAATAATAATTCTGCCCACAGTAATGCTTCTGGCTATGTAAAGGTGGGTTAA
- a CDS encoding thiamine pyrophosphate-binding protein translates to MSNKTVAQQVVDALIDLGVKHVFGVPSGGWVDYMEAMRTTDGIDFVLATHEGGAGFMADVYGRITGVPGVCFGTFGPGATNLATGVGSAYLDRSPMIALTDEMASDKRNRIVQMNIDHQALFAPITKKTTRLEADKVREIIFDAAQVALSGVPGPVHVGLPAGMSSQVTTEQDILPYAIKSQPKADKEIITQMQTLFADAKKPVIALGMRAVTSGIQDQILKFAEKCKVPVVLNPMAKGMIPEDHPCYAGVLFHALSDVVGQTHQQADLVLSIGYDEIEFNYEDWIPNVPVVSIDIVATDLDTTEYTLACDVIGDIKHSVDQLTKGVFAEKSWDLPAIAIRKADMFAQMSSQNGAFGPCAALDILREKLPNDGIMTCDVGAHIHLIGQKWPTPKPGLQIMTNGWSAMGFAIPSAITAKLTNPDTSVCAVVGDGGFLMTAGELAVAVRENLKIVFVLFTDNDLALIRIKQEKKSNPIYGTPIRERGTIGGDNIFGVPVIKAFEPAEFDTALTQAFAADGPIIVEAILNSREYDDLVLRKDKP, encoded by the coding sequence ATGAGTAATAAAACAGTAGCACAACAAGTGGTCGATGCATTAATTGACTTAGGTGTTAAGCATGTATTTGGTGTACCTAGTGGTGGTTGGGTCGATTATATGGAAGCGATGCGCACCACTGACGGCATAGATTTTGTATTAGCAACCCATGAAGGTGGCGCTGGTTTTATGGCTGATGTTTATGGTCGTATTACCGGTGTACCGGGTGTTTGTTTTGGTACATTTGGCCCTGGTGCGACTAATTTAGCAACAGGTGTTGGCAGTGCGTATTTAGATCGCTCACCAATGATCGCCCTAACCGATGAAATGGCCAGTGATAAACGCAATCGTATTGTGCAAATGAATATTGATCATCAAGCACTATTTGCCCCAATTACTAAAAAGACCACTCGTTTAGAGGCTGATAAAGTCCGAGAGATTATTTTCGATGCAGCGCAAGTTGCACTCTCTGGTGTGCCAGGCCCTGTGCATGTCGGTTTACCTGCTGGCATGAGTAGCCAAGTGACGACTGAACAAGACATTTTGCCATATGCAATTAAGTCTCAGCCTAAAGCTGATAAAGAAATAATAACGCAAATGCAAACATTGTTTGCTGATGCGAAAAAGCCGGTGATTGCTTTGGGGATGCGTGCAGTCACCAGTGGTATTCAAGATCAAATACTTAAATTTGCTGAAAAGTGTAAAGTACCTGTCGTGCTTAATCCTATGGCTAAAGGGATGATCCCTGAAGATCACCCATGTTATGCCGGCGTATTGTTTCATGCACTAAGTGACGTGGTTGGTCAAACTCATCAACAAGCCGATTTGGTATTAAGTATTGGTTATGATGAAATTGAATTTAACTATGAAGATTGGATCCCTAATGTACCAGTAGTCAGTATTGATATTGTTGCTACCGATTTAGATACAACAGAGTATACCTTAGCCTGCGATGTTATTGGCGATATTAAGCATTCTGTCGATCAGCTTACCAAAGGTGTTTTTGCAGAGAAGTCTTGGGATTTACCTGCAATTGCTATTAGGAAAGCTGATATGTTCGCGCAAATGTCGTCACAAAATGGCGCTTTTGGCCCATGTGCTGCATTAGATATATTACGAGAAAAACTACCAAACGATGGCATTATGACCTGTGATGTTGGCGCTCATATCCATTTAATTGGGCAAAAATGGCCAACACCAAAACCAGGCTTACAAATAATGACCAATGGCTGGTCAGCTATGGGGTTTGCTATTCCATCAGCGATCACGGCTAAACTAACCAACCCAGATACCAGTGTATGTGCAGTTGTCGGAGACGGCGGTTTCTTAATGACAGCAGGCGAGTTAGCCGTAGCGGTTAGAGAAAACCTTAAGATTGTATTTGTGCTGTTTACTGATAACGACTTAGCGCTTATTCGTATAAAACAAGAAAAGAAAAGCAATCCAATTTATGGAACTCCAATCCGTGAACGCGGCACTATTGGTGGCGATAACATTTTTGGTGTTCCGGTCATTAAAGCCTTTGAACCTGCTGAATTTGATACTGCTCTAACGCAAGCTTTTGCCGCAGATGGTCCGATAATTGTTGAAGCAATTCTAAACTCTCGTGAATACGACGACTTAGTACTTAGAAAGGATAAACCATAA
- a CDS encoding aldehyde dehydrogenase family protein: MPALATKFDDNMTASCTGLKRESNTILINGDWIGAKQTMTIINSFDNSVIGEVSCADNEHVALAIQSAKNAFKLNQHQPSHERAAILKTAAQKVLARLEEFAKTIALETGKPIVAARKEVSRCVNTLNLSAEEATRLTGETVKFDSFSGGENRLGYYEHVPLGVIVAITPFNDPLNLAAHKIGPALAAGNSVILKPSQQAPLSAIKLVEVLIESGLAKGQINVLTGYARDFAQHLVSSKDVAMVTYTGGEASGEIIAKNAGIKKLAMELGANSPVIVMDDCNIDKAVEACVSGSYWAVGQNCIGVQRIYIERGIYQQFKAKFIEHTAQLSVGDQLIDANDIGPMINETEAKRIENWVNSAVNKGANLLVGGKRAGACYYPTALDNVAVNENLVCQEAFGPVVSLFPFTDLDETIELANNVEFSIHGAVFTSNINTAMKVSRELEVAGVMVNDSSDYRLDAMPFGGAKRGSMGREGVKFAVKEMTHTKVFCMNLDA; this comes from the coding sequence ATGCCAGCATTAGCGACTAAATTCGATGATAATATGACAGCCTCTTGTACGGGTTTAAAAAGAGAGAGTAACACTATTTTAATTAATGGTGATTGGATTGGTGCCAAGCAAACCATGACGATTATTAATTCATTTGATAACAGTGTTATAGGCGAAGTTTCTTGTGCCGACAATGAGCATGTTGCCTTGGCAATTCAAAGTGCTAAGAACGCGTTTAAACTTAATCAGCATCAACCTAGCCATGAACGTGCTGCGATTTTAAAAACGGCAGCACAAAAGGTGTTGGCCAGGCTTGAAGAGTTTGCCAAAACTATTGCACTTGAAACTGGTAAGCCTATTGTTGCTGCTCGTAAAGAGGTAAGCCGATGTGTTAATACTCTTAACTTATCTGCCGAAGAAGCAACTCGCTTAACAGGTGAAACGGTTAAGTTTGACAGTTTTAGCGGCGGTGAAAATCGCTTGGGCTATTACGAACATGTGCCGTTAGGCGTTATTGTGGCTATCACGCCATTTAATGACCCGCTAAATCTTGCCGCTCATAAAATAGGGCCTGCACTTGCGGCTGGCAATTCAGTTATTTTAAAACCCTCACAACAAGCACCTTTGTCAGCAATTAAACTGGTAGAAGTGCTAATTGAAAGTGGTTTGGCTAAAGGTCAAATAAACGTGTTAACTGGCTATGCCAGAGATTTTGCCCAGCATTTAGTATCAAGTAAAGATGTGGCAATGGTGACATATACAGGCGGCGAGGCTTCTGGTGAAATTATTGCCAAAAATGCCGGTATTAAAAAGTTAGCGATGGAGCTTGGTGCAAACTCTCCAGTAATAGTGATGGATGACTGCAATATTGATAAAGCGGTAGAAGCCTGTGTTTCAGGCTCATACTGGGCTGTTGGCCAAAACTGTATTGGCGTACAACGTATTTATATTGAACGCGGCATTTATCAACAGTTTAAAGCTAAGTTTATAGAGCACACTGCTCAGCTTTCGGTAGGCGATCAATTAATTGATGCCAACGATATTGGTCCTATGATCAACGAAACTGAAGCGAAACGTATCGAAAACTGGGTGAACAGTGCGGTAAATAAGGGCGCCAACTTATTAGTCGGCGGTAAACGAGCGGGCGCTTGTTATTACCCTACAGCATTAGACAATGTTGCGGTAAACGAAAATTTAGTTTGCCAAGAAGCATTTGGTCCGGTGGTAAGTTTATTTCCTTTTACCGATTTAGATGAAACCATTGAACTTGCAAATAATGTTGAGTTCTCTATACATGGCGCGGTGTTTACCTCAAATATAAATACCGCTATGAAGGTTTCTCGAGAGCTTGAGGTTGCCGGTGTAATGGTTAATGACTCTAGCGATTATCGCTTAGATGCTATGCCGTTTGGCGGGGCAAAGCGTGGCAGCATGGGTCGAGAAGGAGTCAAGTTTGCGGTAAAAGAAATGACTCACACTAAAGTTTTTTGCATGAACTTAGATGCATAG